One stretch of Rhodopirellula halodulae DNA includes these proteins:
- a CDS encoding sulfatase-like hydrolase/transferase, whose product MSEFLLGKLSMNHLSRCWMVVLLPSTLAFLSAISLDSAWADGPATGDHSRPNIVLIVVDDLGWNDVGYHNPEMHTPHLDELVRQNVELNRFYVAPQCSPTRAGLLTGRYPHRFGMLDHVISPTQTDGLPESETTIAEMLADAGYQHRAMMGKWHLGLRSKLFHPMNHGFTEFYGHYNGAIDYFRRVRRGEPDWHRNDQSIVESGYSTELLTEEATRFIKHNSAGESPYFLYLAYNSPHSPMQALQGDLDIEGFDKSQGRIASDDARLAKREGDPDYGRSGTGNSLRQTFRANVRALDRGIGRVMASIERSGESDNTLVIFTSDNGGIPNHGGSNVPLRGNKFEIYEGGVRVVAALRWPAVFPKPLVNEDTLAYIDVWPTIAKVAGVQNFDQPIDGENMLPKLMEESAAWSRTLYLRESGVIHGEWKLVATDKKRKQPAKPPELFHLRHDPQEETDLANQKPAKVRELLKLAKTFRELKGPAAESKYDGPWPPKNWDLPEEPSSRMQDR is encoded by the coding sequence ATGAGCGAATTTCTTTTGGGGAAGTTGTCGATGAACCATTTGTCTCGTTGTTGGATGGTTGTGTTGCTGCCGTCAACGCTGGCGTTCCTGTCGGCGATATCGTTAGACAGTGCTTGGGCGGATGGTCCGGCGACTGGCGACCACAGTCGGCCAAACATTGTTTTGATCGTGGTCGATGATCTTGGTTGGAATGATGTGGGCTATCACAATCCCGAGATGCACACGCCTCATCTCGACGAGTTGGTGCGTCAGAACGTCGAGCTGAATCGGTTCTATGTGGCACCGCAATGCTCGCCCACGCGCGCAGGTTTGTTGACAGGACGCTATCCGCACCGCTTTGGCATGTTGGATCACGTGATCTCGCCCACGCAAACCGACGGATTGCCCGAGAGCGAAACGACGATTGCGGAAATGCTGGCCGACGCGGGGTACCAACACCGTGCGATGATGGGCAAATGGCATCTCGGCTTGCGAAGCAAACTGTTTCATCCGATGAACCATGGCTTCACCGAATTTTATGGTCATTACAACGGTGCAATCGACTACTTTCGACGTGTCCGACGTGGTGAACCGGATTGGCACCGCAATGATCAATCAATCGTTGAGAGCGGCTACTCGACGGAGTTGCTGACCGAAGAGGCGACTCGTTTTATCAAACACAACAGCGCGGGTGAGTCGCCATACTTTCTCTACTTGGCTTACAACTCGCCGCATTCTCCGATGCAGGCTCTTCAAGGTGACTTGGACATCGAAGGCTTCGACAAATCCCAAGGTCGTATCGCTTCGGACGATGCTCGGTTGGCGAAACGGGAAGGTGACCCGGACTACGGACGCTCAGGAACCGGGAACAGTTTGCGTCAAACGTTTCGGGCCAATGTTCGCGCGTTGGACCGTGGGATCGGGCGTGTGATGGCGTCGATTGAACGAAGTGGCGAGTCCGACAACACGTTGGTGATTTTTACCAGTGATAATGGTGGGATCCCCAACCACGGCGGCAGCAACGTCCCACTGCGAGGCAACAAGTTTGAGATTTACGAAGGTGGAGTACGCGTGGTGGCGGCGTTGCGTTGGCCGGCCGTCTTTCCGAAGCCGTTGGTGAACGAAGACACGCTGGCTTACATCGATGTTTGGCCAACCATCGCGAAGGTGGCTGGTGTGCAAAACTTCGATCAGCCAATTGACGGGGAGAACATGTTGCCGAAGTTGATGGAGGAATCAGCGGCGTGGAGCCGAACGTTGTACCTCAGGGAGAGCGGCGTGATTCACGGGGAGTGGAAGCTGGTGGCAACCGACAAGAAGCGAAAACAGCCGGCCAAGCCGCCCGAATTGTTTCATCTTCGCCACGATCCACAGGAGGAAACTGATCTTGCAAATCAGAAGCCCGCGAAAGTCCGCGAATTATTGAAGCTCGCCAAAACATTTCGCGAGCTGAAGGGACCGGCGGCTGAATCCAAATACGATGGGCCTTGGCCGCCGAAGAACTGGGATTTGCCAGAAGAGCCCTCGTCCAGGATGCAGGACCGCTAG